From a single Miscanthus floridulus cultivar M001 chromosome 8, ASM1932011v1, whole genome shotgun sequence genomic region:
- the LOC136470494 gene encoding uncharacterized protein — MNGGSGLNIMYAEMLDAMGIDQSCIRSTEAPFHNIVPGKQAMPLEQIDLPVTFRSPTNYRTETLTFEVVGFHGTYHAILHPGREVHGRPNYTYLKLNMLGPCRVITIGTSFQLTYECEVECCEHATTIVASKELTAIREEIVEEVPNPKQPVESFEPMEGSKEVLIDPSSSEGKVVRIGTTLSSK; from the coding sequence atgaatggaggcagtggcctcaacatcatgtacgctgagatgctcgacgccatgggcatcgaccagtCGTGCATTCGGTCGACCGAGGCACCTTTTCACAACAtcgtgcctggaaagcaggccatgccgctCGAGCAAATTGATCTACCCGTCACATTTAGGAGTCcaaccaattataggacagagacccttaccttcgaggtggtcgggttccacgggacctaccacgccatcctccATCCAggacgtgaagttcatggccgccccaactacacctatctaaagttgaacaTGCTGGGTCCAtgtagggtcatcaccatcggcacctcctttcagctcacctacgagtgcgaggttgaaTGTTGTGAACATGCCACGAcgattgtcgcctccaaagagctcacaGCCATTAGGGAGGAGATTGTCGAAGAAGTGCCTAACCCCAAGCAGCCGGTCGAGTCTTTTGAGCCTATGgaaggctccaaggaggtcctcatagaccccagcagctccgagggcaaagtagtgcgcatcggcaccacgctttcctccaaatag
- the LOC136474570 gene encoding oil body-associated protein 1A-like, producing MASSCHNVEVPGKPTETGTALLETATGTIQGFAPLNQIHQHLCAFHFYADDMGRQVEAHHFCAHLNGDVRQCLIFDGPGTGARLIGVEYIVSEKVFLTLPDGEKPLWHTHEFEVKGGVLFMPGVPGVVERRDLEKVCKTYGKTIHFWQVDRGDALPLGVPQIMMALTREGQLRQDLADCVEKKFGVSFQKERENRAYMSGPEHDIHPLANAAGKGLRTEIREVDIPASTTAGAGTVFT from the exons ATGGCGTCGTCGTGCCACAACGTGGAGGTTCCCGGCAAGCCAACGGAGACGGGCACGGCGCTGCTGGAGACGGCGACGGGCACCATCCAGGGGTTCGCGCCGCTGAACCAGATCCACCAGCACCTGTGCGCGTTCCACTTCTACGCGGACGACATGGGGCGGCAGGTGGAGGCGCACCACTTCTGCGCGCACCTCAACGGGGACGTGCGGCAGTGCCTCATCTTCGACGGGCCGGGCACCGGCGCGCGGCTCATCGGCGTGGAGTACATCGTCTCGGAGAAGGTGTTCCTGACGCTACCCGACGGCGAGAAGCCGCTGTGGCACACGCACGAGTTCGAGGTGAAGGGCGGGGTGCTGTTCATGCCGGGGGTGCCCGGCGTTGTGGAGCGCCGGGACCTGGAGAAGGTGTGCAAGACCTACGGCAAGACCATCCACTTCTGGCAGGTGGACCGCGGCGACGCGCTCCCGCTCGGCGTCCCGCAGATCATGATGGCGCTCACCCGCGAGGGGCAGCTCCGGCAGGACCTAGCTGACT GTGTGGAGAAGAAGTTCGGTGTCTCTTTCCAGAAGGAGAGGGAGAACCGGGCGTACATGAGCGGGCCGGAGCACGACATCCACCCCCTGGCGAACGCCGCCGGCAAGGGCCTCAGGACCGAGATCCGTGAGGTCGATATTCCGGCGAGTACTACCGCCGGCGCCGGGACGGTCTTCACTTGA